One part of the Sphingobium yanoikuyae genome encodes these proteins:
- a CDS encoding alpha/beta fold hydrolase translates to MSFVTTDDGVDIFFKDWGPKDAQPIMFHHGWPLSSDDWDAQMLFFLSKGYRVVAHDRRGHGRSAQVSEGHDMAHYAADAAAVARHLDLRNAIHIGHSTGGGEVAAYVARHGLPEGRVAKAVLVSSVPPIMLKTDRYPGGLPMDVFDGLRAGLAANRAQFFHDVAAGPFYGFNRDGADVKPAVIDNWWRQGMMGSAKAHYEGIKAFSETDQTDDLTAITVPTLVLHGDDDQVVPYKNAGVLQAQILPNATLKIYEGYSHGMLTVNADVLNADILAFIQA, encoded by the coding sequence ATGAGCTTCGTGACCACGGATGACGGCGTCGACATCTTCTTCAAGGACTGGGGTCCAAAGGACGCCCAGCCCATCATGTTCCACCATGGCTGGCCGCTGTCGTCGGACGACTGGGACGCGCAGATGCTGTTCTTCCTGTCGAAGGGCTATCGCGTCGTCGCCCATGACCGTCGCGGCCATGGCCGCTCGGCCCAGGTGAGCGAAGGCCATGACATGGCCCATTACGCCGCCGACGCCGCCGCCGTCGCCCGCCATCTCGACCTCAGGAACGCCATCCATATCGGTCATTCGACCGGCGGCGGCGAAGTGGCCGCCTATGTCGCCCGCCATGGCCTGCCCGAAGGCCGCGTGGCCAAGGCCGTGCTGGTCAGTTCGGTGCCGCCGATCATGCTGAAGACCGACCGTTATCCCGGTGGCCTGCCCATGGACGTGTTCGACGGGCTGCGCGCCGGCCTCGCCGCCAACCGTGCGCAATTCTTCCACGATGTCGCCGCCGGCCCCTTCTACGGCTTCAACCGCGACGGCGCGGACGTGAAGCCGGCCGTCATCGACAATTGGTGGCGCCAGGGCATGATGGGCAGCGCCAAGGCCCATTATGAAGGCATCAAGGCCTTCTCCGAAACCGACCAGACCGACGATCTGACCGCGATCACCGTGCCGACCCTGGTGCTGCATGGCGATGACGACCAGGTCGTGCCCTACAAGAATGCCGGCGTGCTGCAGGCGCAGATCCTGCCTAATGCGACCCTCAAGATTTACGAGGGCTATTCGCACGGCATGCTGACGGTGAATGCCGACGTGCTGAACGCCGACATCCTCGCCTTCATCCAGGCCTGA
- a CDS encoding amidohydrolase, producing the protein MTDTIIVNAKVTTLDRSNPVAQAVAIRDGKFLAVGSEAEVRAAAPDATVIDAKGHRLIPGLIDSHMHIIRGGLNFNMELRWDGVPTLAEAMDMLKSQVARTPAPQWVRVVGGFTEHQFAEKRLPTIAELNAVAPDTPVFILHLYDRALLNAAALRVVGYTKDTPNPPGGEIVRDAAGNPTGLLLAQPNATILYSTLAKGPKLPQDYQLNSTRHFMRDVNALGVTGVIDAGGGFQNYPDDYEIIEKLHQDDQLTVRISYNLFTQKPKEELADFSGWVRQVTPGQGDDSYRHNGAGEMLVYSAADFEDFRQPRPDMPANMEGDLEPVIRLLAEHRWPWRLHATYDETIGRALDVYEKVNRDIPLTGINWFFDHAETISDRNIDRIAALGGGIAVQHRMAYQGEYFVERYGAKAAERTPPISRMIAAGIPVGAGTDATRVASYNPWVSLSWLVTGRTVGGFALYRGDNRVSREKALAMWTHENTWFSNEIGKKGQIKAGQLADLALLSADYFSVPEDQIVHIRSVLTLLGGKVVHGEGDYAPLAPDLPKPMPDWSPVATFGGYHKTREARAQLASACGCHSACGVHGHDHAAALGADVPAADVQTFWGSLGCGCWAV; encoded by the coding sequence ATGACCGACACGATCATCGTCAATGCCAAGGTGACGACGCTGGACCGGAGCAATCCCGTGGCGCAGGCGGTCGCCATCCGCGACGGCAAGTTCCTGGCCGTGGGCAGCGAGGCGGAGGTGCGCGCCGCCGCGCCGGACGCCACGGTGATCGACGCCAAGGGGCATCGCCTGATCCCCGGCCTGATCGATAGCCATATGCACATCATTCGCGGCGGCCTGAATTTCAACATGGAACTGCGCTGGGACGGCGTGCCGACGCTGGCCGAGGCGATGGACATGCTTAAAAGCCAGGTCGCCCGCACCCCTGCTCCGCAATGGGTGCGCGTGGTCGGTGGCTTCACCGAACATCAGTTCGCGGAAAAACGCCTGCCGACCATCGCCGAACTGAACGCCGTCGCGCCCGACACGCCGGTCTTCATCCTGCACCTCTATGATCGCGCGCTGCTCAACGCCGCCGCGCTGCGTGTCGTGGGCTACACCAAGGACACACCCAACCCGCCGGGCGGCGAGATCGTTCGCGATGCGGCCGGCAACCCGACCGGCCTGCTGCTGGCCCAGCCCAATGCGACCATCCTCTATTCGACGCTGGCCAAGGGGCCGAAGCTGCCGCAGGACTATCAGCTCAATTCGACCCGCCACTTCATGCGCGACGTCAACGCGCTGGGCGTCACCGGCGTGATCGACGCAGGCGGCGGCTTCCAGAATTATCCCGACGATTATGAGATTATCGAGAAGCTGCATCAGGACGATCAACTGACCGTCCGCATCAGCTATAATCTCTTCACGCAGAAGCCCAAGGAAGAGCTGGCCGATTTCTCCGGCTGGGTTCGTCAAGTCACGCCGGGACAGGGCGACGACAGCTATCGCCATAATGGCGCGGGCGAGATGCTGGTCTATTCGGCCGCCGACTTCGAGGATTTCCGCCAGCCCCGGCCGGACATGCCGGCCAATATGGAAGGCGATCTGGAGCCGGTCATCCGCCTGCTCGCCGAACATCGCTGGCCTTGGCGTCTGCACGCCACCTATGACGAGACGATCGGCCGCGCGCTCGACGTCTATGAAAAGGTGAACCGGGATATCCCGCTGACCGGCATCAACTGGTTCTTCGACCATGCCGAAACCATCAGCGACCGCAATATCGACCGGATCGCCGCGCTGGGCGGCGGCATCGCCGTGCAGCATCGCATGGCCTATCAGGGCGAATATTTCGTCGAGCGCTATGGCGCGAAAGCCGCCGAGCGGACTCCGCCCATTTCCCGCATGATCGCAGCGGGCATCCCGGTCGGCGCCGGCACCGACGCCACCCGCGTCGCCAGCTATAACCCGTGGGTATCCTTGAGCTGGCTCGTCACCGGCCGCACCGTCGGCGGCTTCGCACTCTACCGCGGCGACAATCGCGTCAGCCGGGAAAAGGCGCTGGCGATGTGGACGCATGAAAATACCTGGTTCTCCAACGAGATCGGCAAGAAGGGCCAGATCAAGGCCGGGCAACTGGCCGACCTTGCCCTGCTGTCGGCCGACTATTTCTCGGTGCCGGAGGATCAGATCGTCCATATCCGATCGGTCCTGACCCTGCTCGGCGGCAAGGTGGTCCATGGCGAGGGCGATTATGCCCCGCTCGCGCCCGATTTGCCAAAGCCCATGCCCGACTGGTCGCCGGTCGCCACCTTCGGCGGCTATCACAAGACCCGCGAGGCCCGCGCGCAACTGGCATCGGCCTGTGGCTGCCATTCGGCCTGCGGCGTCCATGGCCATGACCATGCCGCGGCGCTGGGCGCCGATGTCCCGGCGGCCGATGTCCAGACCTTCTGGGGATCGCTCGGCTGCGGCTGCTGGGCCGTCTGA
- a CDS encoding acylphosphatase, which produces MPVVARHLMILGRVQGVFYRNWTVETARSLGLTGWVRNRMDGSVEALVQGEADVVDRFVTLAQDGPPAAKVARIEATNAPVEALNDFEKKPTG; this is translated from the coding sequence ATGCCGGTCGTCGCCCGTCACCTGATGATCCTCGGCCGGGTGCAGGGCGTCTTCTACCGCAACTGGACGGTCGAGACCGCCCGCAGCCTGGGGCTGACGGGGTGGGTGCGCAATCGCATGGACGGCAGCGTCGAGGCGCTGGTGCAGGGCGAGGCTGACGTGGTCGATCGCTTCGTCACGCTGGCACAGGATGGCCCGCCCGCGGCAAAGGTCGCGCGGATCGAGGCGACGAATGCGCCGGTCGAGGCACTGAACGACTTCGAGAAAAAGCCGACAGGCTGA
- a CDS encoding NYN domain-containing protein produces MPMRQEGRGNIALLIDADNASAAHFDAVMTVLAELGTVNIRRAYGNWNKATLKTWAALSVAQAIEPQQQFDLTKGKNATDMKMTIDAMDLLSSGRVDGFGLMSSDSDFTPLVTRLRQDGIPVYGFGNANAPEGFRRACTRFIDVAALRPVEVPVAKPAAAPKKKAPAKSSAAAKPAPAAAPPAATPAPAGTGAAVDPEVVRLLIDAYDEAKRDERGFVALGPVGQRVGNRSSFDVRNYGFKRLSDLVAAIPNFTTEVREGGQTWIKRIR; encoded by the coding sequence ATGCCCATGCGGCAGGAAGGGCGCGGCAATATCGCCCTGCTGATCGACGCGGACAATGCGTCGGCGGCCCATTTCGATGCGGTGATGACCGTGCTGGCGGAGCTTGGCACGGTCAATATCCGCCGCGCCTATGGCAATTGGAACAAGGCGACGCTCAAGACCTGGGCGGCACTGTCCGTCGCGCAGGCGATCGAACCGCAGCAGCAGTTCGACCTGACCAAGGGCAAGAATGCCACCGACATGAAGATGACGATCGACGCGATGGACCTGCTGTCGAGCGGGCGCGTCGACGGCTTCGGCCTGATGTCGAGCGACAGCGACTTCACCCCGCTGGTGACGCGCCTGCGCCAGGACGGCATCCCGGTCTATGGCTTCGGCAACGCCAATGCGCCCGAGGGCTTCCGCCGCGCCTGTACCCGCTTCATCGACGTCGCAGCGCTGCGGCCGGTCGAAGTGCCAGTGGCCAAGCCGGCGGCGGCACCCAAGAAGAAGGCGCCGGCCAAGAGCAGCGCGGCCGCCAAACCTGCCCCCGCAGCGGCCCCGCCAGCCGCAACGCCTGCGCCCGCGGGCACCGGCGCGGCGGTGGACCCGGAAGTCGTGCGCCTGCTGATCGACGCCTATGACGAGGCGAAGCGGGACGAGCGCGGTTTCGTCGCGCTGGGGCCGGTCGGCCAGCGGGTCGGCAACCGCTCCAGCTTCGACGTGCGCAATTATGGCTTCAAGCGGCTGTCCGATCTGGTCGCCGCCATCCCCAATTTCACCACCGAAGTGCGCGAGGGCGGCCAGACCTGGATCAAGCGGATCCGCTGA
- a CDS encoding type II toxin-antitoxin system RatA family toxin, producing the protein MPKHNETRQLPYSPEQMFDLVSNVSAYPQFLPWVSAIRIRSDSESEMVADMIVGFKGISESFTSRVHKHRPDHVRVDYLNGPLKHLHNEWRFRDDGQGGVLVDFEVEFEFKNRIFEMLAGQFFDKALRKMIGAFETRAAALYGAGESGSSNSSAHNAA; encoded by the coding sequence ATGCCCAAGCATAACGAGACCCGCCAGCTGCCCTATAGTCCGGAACAGATGTTCGACCTCGTGTCGAACGTCTCGGCCTATCCGCAATTCCTGCCCTGGGTCAGCGCGATCCGTATCCGATCGGACAGCGAGAGCGAGATGGTTGCGGACATGATCGTCGGCTTCAAGGGGATCAGCGAGAGCTTCACCTCGCGCGTCCACAAGCATCGCCCGGACCATGTCCGCGTCGACTATCTCAACGGCCCGCTCAAGCATCTCCACAATGAATGGCGCTTCCGCGACGACGGGCAGGGCGGCGTGCTGGTGGATTTCGAGGTCGAGTTCGAATTCAAGAACCGCATCTTCGAGATGCTGGCTGGCCAGTTTTTCGACAAGGCGCTGCGCAAGATGATCGGCGCGTTCGAAACGCGCGCGGCGGCGCTTTATGGCGCCGGCGAATCGGGCAGCAGCAATTCGAGCGCGCACAACGCCGCCTGA
- a CDS encoding XapX domain-containing protein: MKVYLLSLGAGLLVGIVYSLLGVRSPAPPVVALIGLLGILVGEQIVPIAKRWADAHELTRFVRNECRDHVLGTLPNNQADNQKGDA, translated from the coding sequence ATGAAAGTCTATCTTCTCTCCCTCGGCGCCGGTCTCCTGGTCGGCATCGTCTATTCGCTGCTGGGGGTGCGCTCGCCCGCACCCCCGGTGGTGGCCCTGATCGGCCTGCTGGGCATATTGGTCGGCGAACAGATCGTGCCGATCGCGAAGCGCTGGGCCGATGCCCATGAACTGACCCGCTTCGTGCGCAACGAATGCCGCGACCATGTGCTGGGCACGCTCCCGAACAACCAGGCCGACAATCAAAAGGGCGACGCGTGA
- a CDS encoding CinA family protein, which produces MPNTILPAQLVDLAEKVIIANRRAGRTVAVAESCTGGLVSAALTEIAGSSDVFEAGFITYSNDMKAELLKVSHDVLDTFGAVSIATAWAMAQGALKKSHAHVAVAITGIAGPGGGSEQKPVGTVVFARAERGGSPDKVVADMHHFEDNGRGGVRLQAALCALELLLPDSPAP; this is translated from the coding sequence ATGCCCAACACCATCCTGCCCGCCCAACTCGTCGACCTTGCCGAAAAGGTCATCATCGCCAACCGCCGCGCCGGCCGCACCGTCGCAGTCGCCGAAAGCTGCACCGGCGGCCTGGTATCTGCAGCGCTTACCGAAATCGCCGGCTCCTCCGACGTCTTCGAGGCCGGTTTCATTACTTATTCCAATGACATGAAGGCGGAACTTCTGAAAGTTTCCCACGATGTGCTGGACACGTTCGGCGCAGTGTCCATCGCCACCGCCTGGGCGATGGCGCAGGGCGCGCTCAAGAAAAGCCACGCGCATGTCGCGGTTGCCATCACCGGCATCGCCGGGCCGGGCGGCGGCAGCGAGCAGAAGCCGGTCGGCACCGTCGTCTTCGCGCGCGCGGAACGCGGCGGCAGCCCAGACAAGGTCGTGGCCGACATGCATCATTTCGAGGATAATGGTCGGGGCGGCGTCCGCCTTCAGGCGGCGTTGTGCGCGCTCGAATTGCTGCTGCCCGATTCGCCGGCGCCATAA
- a CDS encoding response regulator: MQPGPIHSHDMQPAIAPISILVVDDHALLREGVRAMLATQADMRIVGEADNGRRAVEEYARLRPDIVLMDLQMAEMPGLDAIAAIRAIHPDARIIVLTTYSGDGRAIKALRAGAMGYLLKASLRKQLLDAIRSVHLGGKHLDATVATAIALHVLEDPLTEREIAVLSLAAWGNSNKQVAARLDISEETVKGHMKSIFSKLDATDRTHAVTLAIKRGLIDL, encoded by the coding sequence ATGCAGCCAGGTCCGATCCACAGCCACGACATGCAGCCAGCGATCGCCCCCATATCGATCCTGGTGGTGGACGATCATGCGCTGCTGCGCGAGGGCGTGCGGGCGATGCTGGCGACCCAGGCCGATATGCGGATCGTCGGCGAGGCCGACAATGGCCGGCGCGCGGTAGAGGAATATGCGCGGTTGCGCCCCGACATCGTGCTGATGGACCTGCAGATGGCGGAAATGCCGGGGCTTGACGCGATCGCCGCGATCCGGGCCATCCATCCCGACGCCCGGATCATCGTGCTGACCACCTATTCGGGCGATGGCCGCGCGATCAAGGCGCTGCGCGCAGGGGCGATGGGCTATCTGCTCAAGGCCAGCCTGCGCAAGCAGTTGCTCGACGCAATCCGGTCCGTGCATCTGGGCGGCAAGCATCTCGACGCCACCGTCGCCACCGCGATCGCCCTGCATGTGCTGGAAGACCCGCTGACCGAACGCGAGATCGCGGTGCTTTCGCTGGCAGCCTGGGGCAACAGCAACAAGCAGGTCGCGGCGCGACTCGATATCAGCGAAGAGACGGTGAAGGGCCATATGAAGTCGATCTTCTCGAAGCTCGACGCGACCGATCGCACCCATGCGGTGACGCTGGCGATCAAGCGCGGACTGATCGACCTCTGA
- a CDS encoding hydrolase, with protein MTITATPTPGKSLISPTDHILVLIDFQSQMAFATKSIAPELLRNNAALVSRAAKSFGVSTILTTVAEKSFSGPMFSEITDAFPGQPLLDRTSMNTWEDAAVIEEVNRIGKERIIFAGLWTSVCIVGPVASAIDQGFDVYFIADACGDISEEAHERAVQRMIQLGAKPMTSLQYMLELQRDWARTETYESTTGIAKEFGGAYGLGIKYAKAMFGASEGGH; from the coding sequence ATGACGATCACCGCCACGCCGACCCCGGGCAAGTCCCTCATCTCGCCGACCGACCATATTTTGGTCCTGATCGACTTCCAGTCGCAAATGGCCTTCGCCACCAAGTCGATCGCGCCGGAACTGCTGCGCAACAATGCCGCCCTCGTCAGCCGCGCCGCCAAGTCGTTCGGCGTGTCGACCATCCTGACCACCGTGGCCGAAAAGAGCTTTTCGGGGCCGATGTTCAGCGAGATCACCGACGCCTTCCCCGGCCAGCCCCTGCTCGACCGCACCAGCATGAACACCTGGGAAGATGCCGCCGTGATCGAGGAAGTGAACCGCATCGGCAAGGAGCGGATCATCTTCGCCGGCCTGTGGACCAGCGTCTGCATCGTCGGCCCGGTCGCCTCCGCGATCGACCAGGGCTTCGACGTCTATTTCATCGCCGACGCCTGTGGCGACATCAGCGAGGAAGCGCATGAGCGCGCCGTGCAGCGCATGATCCAGCTCGGCGCCAAGCCGATGACCTCGCTCCAATATATGCTGGAACTGCAGCGCGACTGGGCGCGCACCGAAACCTATGAGTCCACCACCGGCATCGCCAAGGAATTTGGCGGCGCATACGGCCTGGGCATCAAATATGCGAAGGCCATGTTCGGCGCCTCCGAAGGCGGCCACTGA
- a CDS encoding carbonic anhydrase, with protein sequence MTDFADMLEGYRRFRDTGWSQQRERWDELNEGQSPRVMVIACSDSRVDPAQIFDTSPGEIFVVRNVAALVPPFETNPGWHGVSAALEFAVQVLKVGEIVVMGHGKCGGCKAALSHDLKDAPPGEGGFIHNWIQLLDDARDVVVDRYGDQRDRDVERAMEQEGVKVSLTNLRSFPCVRAKEKSGELKLVGSFFAIADGQLHILDEQTGVFAAA encoded by the coding sequence ATGACCGACTTTGCAGACATGCTCGAAGGCTATCGCCGCTTCCGTGACACCGGCTGGTCCCAGCAGCGCGAACGATGGGACGAACTCAACGAAGGGCAGAGCCCCCGCGTGATGGTGATCGCCTGTTCCGACAGCCGAGTCGACCCGGCCCAGATCTTTGACACCAGCCCCGGCGAAATTTTCGTCGTGCGCAACGTCGCCGCGCTGGTGCCGCCGTTCGAAACCAATCCGGGCTGGCATGGCGTGTCGGCCGCGCTGGAATTTGCCGTCCAGGTGCTCAAGGTCGGCGAGATCGTCGTCATGGGCCATGGCAAGTGCGGCGGCTGCAAGGCAGCGCTCAGCCATGACCTCAAGGATGCGCCTCCGGGCGAAGGCGGCTTCATCCATAACTGGATACAACTGCTTGACGATGCCCGCGACGTGGTGGTGGACCGCTATGGTGACCAGCGCGACCGGGATGTCGAGCGCGCCATGGAGCAGGAAGGGGTGAAGGTCAGCCTCACCAACCTGCGCAGCTTCCCCTGCGTGCGCGCCAAGGAAAAGAGCGGCGAACTGAAGCTGGTCGGCAGCTTCTTTGCCATTGCCGATGGCCAACTCCACATATTGGACGAACAGACCGGCGTCTTCGCCGCAGCCTGA
- a CDS encoding M17 family peptidase N-terminal domain-containing protein — protein sequence MDAPIVGTYRTVRFRAEPVDAIASDVDLLIVGMPVLSAASRIDPGACALDAALSGTLSQLRAGGLFDGRFGETMILSSPPPPVRCRSLMIVGMGEIDDLDAKQLGRLAAVAMRAALRLDSCSIACLLRLLDPAATKVAQRAAARAMMAGVLTALDAYLSPGPAPDRFAGLNWTFDQPDSAADVLGTIIAQWPAAPQ from the coding sequence ATGGATGCGCCGATCGTCGGCACATATCGCACCGTCCGCTTCCGCGCCGAGCCGGTAGATGCGATCGCGAGCGATGTCGATCTGCTGATCGTCGGCATGCCGGTCCTGTCCGCCGCGAGCCGGATCGATCCTGGTGCCTGCGCGCTCGACGCCGCCCTGTCAGGCACCTTGTCGCAACTGCGCGCAGGCGGCCTTTTCGACGGCAGGTTCGGCGAGACGATGATCCTGTCCAGCCCGCCGCCGCCGGTGCGCTGCCGGTCGCTGATGATCGTGGGCATGGGGGAAATCGACGATCTGGATGCCAAACAGCTGGGCCGGCTGGCCGCCGTGGCGATGCGCGCGGCGCTCCGGCTCGACAGTTGTTCGATCGCCTGCCTGCTGAGGCTGCTCGATCCGGCGGCAACGAAGGTCGCGCAACGCGCCGCCGCCCGTGCGATGATGGCCGGCGTGCTGACGGCGCTGGACGCCTATCTCTCTCCCGGTCCCGCTCCCGACCGGTTCGCCGGCCTGAACTGGACCTTCGACCAGCCCGACAGCGCCGCCGACGTGCTGGGCACGATCATCGCGCAATGGCCGGCCGCGCCACAATGA
- the lipA gene encoding lipoyl synthase, translating into MVLHRYLGPMNDIAPIPVPGQPATTERARKPDWIRVKAPTSPAYHETRKLMREKGLNTVCEEAACPNIGECWTKKHATVMILGDVCTRACAFCNVKTGMPRKVDVNEPQNLADAAAEMGLEHIVITSVDRDDLPDGGASQFVKVIEALRRTTPGTTIEILTPDFRNKHERAVAMIVEARPDVYNHNLETVPRLYPTIRPGARYYASLRLLESVKKLDPSIFTKSGIMLGLGEERLEVHQVMDDMRSADIDFLTMGQYLQPTPKHAKVMEFVTPAAFNAYAAIARAKGFLQVASSPLTRSSYHAGKDFAEMRAAREAKLAKAAATKA; encoded by the coding sequence ATGGTCCTGCATCGCTATCTGGGGCCGATGAACGACATTGCCCCGATCCCCGTCCCCGGTCAGCCCGCCACGACCGAGCGTGCCCGCAAGCCCGACTGGATCCGCGTCAAGGCGCCGACCAGCCCCGCTTATCACGAGACGCGCAAGCTGATGCGGGAAAAGGGTTTGAACACGGTCTGCGAGGAAGCGGCCTGCCCGAATATCGGCGAATGCTGGACCAAGAAGCACGCCACGGTGATGATCCTGGGCGATGTCTGCACGCGCGCCTGCGCCTTCTGCAACGTCAAGACCGGCATGCCGCGCAAGGTGGACGTCAACGAGCCGCAGAACCTGGCCGATGCCGCCGCCGAGATGGGGCTGGAACATATCGTCATCACCTCGGTGGATCGCGACGACCTGCCCGATGGTGGCGCCAGCCAGTTCGTCAAGGTGATCGAAGCGCTGCGCCGCACGACGCCGGGCACCACGATCGAAATCCTGACCCCCGACTTCCGCAACAAGCATGAGCGCGCGGTCGCGATGATCGTCGAGGCACGCCCGGACGTCTATAACCATAATCTGGAGACGGTGCCCCGGCTCTATCCGACCATCCGCCCGGGCGCGCGCTATTATGCGTCGCTGCGTCTGCTGGAGAGCGTCAAGAAGCTCGACCCGTCGATCTTCACCAAGTCGGGAATCATGCTGGGCCTGGGCGAAGAGCGCCTGGAAGTCCATCAGGTGATGGACGACATGCGTTCGGCCGATATCGATTTCCTGACCATGGGCCAATATCTGCAGCCCACGCCCAAGCACGCCAAGGTGATGGAATTCGTCACCCCGGCCGCGTTCAATGCCTATGCGGCGATTGCGCGGGCCAAGGGCTTCCTGCAGGTGGCGTCGAGCCCGCTGACCCGATCGAGCTATCATGCCGGCAAGGACTTCGCCGAGATGCGCGCCGCGCGCGAGGCGAAGCTGGCCAAGGCGGCCGCCACGAAGGCCTGA
- a CDS encoding bifunctional 2-C-methyl-D-erythritol 4-phosphate cytidylyltransferase/2-C-methyl-D-erythritol 2,4-cyclodiphosphate synthase has product MRRSMTSNSRIVALIVAAGQGSRAGGDIPKQYRQIGSKSVLAHAHDALTAHGGVSAIHIVLSEGEEDRAQAALGDRIAHFVTGADSRRGSVRAGLESIASAGGADIVLIHDAARPFLPPSVIDRLLAALEDAEGAIPALPVADTLVRSDGARMGDGVDRADLHRVQTPQAFRFETILAAHHDWDETQEATDDAQILRAWGHDVILVQGDERLEKLTYPEDFDRAEARIMDARTTRVGMGYDVHRLAPNEELWLGGVLVPHDRGLAGHSDADVALHAIVDAILGALADGDIGSHFPPSDPQWRGASSDRFLAHARDLVLKRAGRIDHVDLTIICEAPKIGPHRDAMRARIAEILAVPLDRISVKATTTERLGFAGRREGIAAQAVATLSLPTLF; this is encoded by the coding sequence ATGCGCCGCAGCATGACATCGAACAGCAGGATCGTCGCGCTGATCGTCGCCGCCGGGCAGGGAAGCCGGGCCGGTGGCGACATTCCCAAACAATATCGGCAGATCGGCAGCAAGTCCGTGCTGGCCCATGCCCATGACGCCCTGACGGCGCATGGCGGCGTGTCGGCCATCCACATTGTGCTGAGCGAAGGCGAGGAAGACCGTGCTCAGGCTGCGCTCGGCGATCGCATCGCCCATTTCGTCACCGGCGCGGACAGCCGGCGCGGTTCGGTCCGGGCCGGGCTAGAGTCGATCGCGTCGGCCGGCGGCGCTGACATCGTGCTGATCCACGACGCTGCCCGCCCCTTCCTGCCCCCATCGGTCATCGACCGGCTGCTGGCCGCGCTGGAAGATGCCGAAGGCGCCATCCCTGCCCTGCCCGTCGCCGACACGCTGGTGCGCAGCGACGGCGCGCGGATGGGCGACGGCGTCGATCGCGCCGACCTGCATCGCGTGCAGACGCCGCAGGCCTTCCGCTTCGAGACCATCCTGGCCGCGCACCACGATTGGGACGAGACTCAGGAAGCCACCGACGATGCCCAGATATTGCGCGCCTGGGGCCATGACGTCATCTTGGTGCAAGGCGATGAAAGGCTGGAGAAATTGACCTATCCTGAGGATTTCGATCGCGCCGAAGCGCGCATCATGGACGCTCGCACCACCCGCGTCGGCATGGGCTATGACGTCCATCGCCTCGCGCCCAACGAAGAATTGTGGCTCGGCGGCGTACTGGTGCCGCATGACCGGGGCCTCGCCGGCCACAGCGATGCCGATGTCGCCCTCCATGCTATCGTAGATGCGATCCTCGGCGCGCTCGCCGATGGTGATATCGGCAGCCATTTCCCGCCGTCCGATCCACAATGGCGCGGAGCCTCGTCCGACCGTTTTCTCGCCCATGCCCGCGATCTGGTCCTGAAACGGGCCGGCCGGATCGACCATGTCGACCTCACCATCATCTGCGAGGCGCCCAAGATCGGGCCGCATCGCGACGCCATGCGCGCCCGGATCGCCGAGATATTGGCGGTTCCGCTCGACCGGATCAGCGTGAAAGCCACCACCACCGAGCGGCTGGGTTTCGCCGGCCGGCGCGAGGGCATCGCCGCGCAGGCGGTTGCCACCCTCTCCCTCCCCACGCTATTCTGA